From Budorcas taxicolor isolate Tak-1 chromosome 19, Takin1.1, whole genome shotgun sequence, the proteins below share one genomic window:
- the LOC128064774 gene encoding serine/arginine repetitive matrix protein 1-like, with protein sequence MGSTQRGTTYHVVKTNKTGSRVAVSTQKGAEVASMTPQRGQGYLVSSNQRSGPGSTIPIGHRRSEAGHTTAVHLSSDYFRSSSPQSGPGHSGAPNPRTETRPRTDASRRASPPRKLTQGESTLYTGQMQRNVSPSREEATRRGVEIRPGRDISNRFSLIPETKSSRRLSFVDQKDDFLLIEDEPPSKVQYPQGVRVPRRPLVCPKDEAVQTEPILKSVTAGDIRSPRRPPSPERGGNRIYPDSRSTQRRIPGPESEMGHQNSIYAEPKALRRSVNLESSLTLSVLKDLNSGHKASMRPEPEPGHRPSVYNEIKVSPKVLIPSEVEPSMKPSTRGESEGGRRVTISRGAPSASRRTSESPCKSSVFVTPESEYKQYTAKPSDSIYEFPRPTLRPPEPSSRKHSDHVELELTPRPLPPRCLPRYGPDSTWWALLSPEGEMPNRQLTTPDFEPKSPPPPDPSLPFFEMETSPFCEDLMFQREKASPSPLSSPKESPSRLPLREVPQAPKHTSRHPTQRFSVFFMDVSEEMYNRVFWWLKGLCFSLPWVRCGGLRGRRTAIQQVPGNTMFPDLAAYISRLSQDHETLGNNERRSGAQGNCYRETKVVFASQADLKS encoded by the exons ATGGGCTCTACCCAAAGAGGCACAACATATCATGTGGTCAAGACAAATAAAACTGGGTCCAGGGTAGCAGTTTCAACACAGAAAGGGGCCGAGGTTGCTAGCATGACCCCTCAGCGGGGACAGGGGTACCTTGTCTCCTCAAACCAGCGGAGTGGCCCAGGCTCCACGATCCCAATAGGCCATCGAAGATCAGAAGCTGGGCACACCACTGCTGTCCATTTATCATCGGACTACTTTCGCTCTAGCTCCCCTCAGTCAGGGCCCGGCCACTCTGGAGCACCCAACCCTCGAACCGAGACCCGACCCAGAACTGATGCATCCCGCCGGGCCTCTCCTCCTCGAAAGCTGACTCAGGGTGAGTCGACGCTCTACACCGGTCAGATGCAGCGGAATGTCAGTCCATCCAGAGAGGAAGCAACTAGAAGAGGGGTTGAGATCAGGCCAGGGCGTGACATCAGTAATCGTTTCTCGTTAATTCCAGAGACCAAATCTTCTCGCCGGTTGAGTTTTGTCGACCAGAAGGATGACTTCTTACTCATAGAAGACGAGCCACCCTCCAAGGTCCAATACCCACAAGGGGTCAGAGTTCCCCGGAGGCCTTTGGTTTGCCCAAAGGATGAAGCAGTCCAAACTGAGCCCATTCTAAAGAGTGTGACTGCTGGGGATATCAGATCTCCAAGGAGACCCCCTAGCCCAGAACGTGGCGGCAACCGCATCTATCCAGACTCTCGGTCAACCCAGAGAAGAATTCCTGGGCCAGAATCTGAAATGGGCCATCAGAACTCAATTTATGCAGAACCTAAGGCCTTGCGTAGAAGTGTGAACTTGGAATCATCCCTCACACTCTCTGTCCTTAAAGATTTGAACAGTGGACACAAGGCTTCTATGCGCCCTGAGCCTGAGCCTGGCCACAGGCCCTCTGTGTATAATGAAATCAAGGTCTCCCCAAAGGTGTTAATACCATCAGAAGTGGAGCCCAGCATGAAGCCCTCAACACGCGGAGAGAGTGAGGGTGGCCGCAGGGTCACCATCTCCCGCGGGGCACCATCAGCTTCCCGCAGAACGTCTGAGAGCCCCTGCAAATCCTCTGTCTTTGTCACTCCGGAGTCTGAATATAAGCAATATACCGCAAAACCCTCAGACAGTATCTACGAGTTCCCACGACCCACACTTAGGCCTCCAGAGCCCTCTTCTAGAAAGCACTCTGACCACGTAGAGCTGGAACTGACCCCTCGGCCCTTGCCCCCTCGGTGCTTACCAAGATATGGGCCAGACTCCACATGGTGGGCCTTACTCAGCCCTGAAGGTGAAATGCCCAACAGGCAGCTGACAACACCTGATTTCGAGCCCaagtcccctcctcccccagaccctTCACTGCCTTTTTTTGAAATGGAAACCAGCCCTTTCTGTGAGGATCTGATGTTCCAGAGAGAGAAGGCAAGTccatcaccactatcatcacCAAAGGAGTCTCCAAGCCGGTTACCATTGAGGGAAGTGCCACAGGCCCCCAAGCACACCTCCAGACATCCCACTCAAAGGTTTAGTGTTTTCTTCATGG ATGTCTCTGAGGAAATGTACAATCGTGTCTTCTGGTGGCTAAAAGGTCTGTGCTTTTCCCTCCCATGGGTCCGCTGTGGGGGGCTGAGGGGCAGGAGGACAG CCATTCAGCAGGTGCCAGGAAACACCATGTTCCCTGACCTTGCCGCCTACATCTCACGCCTGTCCCAGGATCATGAAACACTGGGGAACAATGAGAGGAGGAGTGGGGCTCAGG GAAACTGCTACCGAGAGACTAAAGTGGTCTTTGCTAGTCAGGCAGATCTGAAATCCTGA